A genomic window from Prunus persica cultivar Lovell chromosome G2, Prunus_persica_NCBIv2, whole genome shotgun sequence includes:
- the LOC18785977 gene encoding protein TAB2 homolog, chloroplastic, with translation MASFSFTTRIRTPTLQSHKPISKFISRTKPIKIPSNLSTNPSKNRPKLLCLRANSVSSESSVSTTQDQVDEAIDEEDDDPTAEMSYLDPETDPESISEWELDFCSRPILDIRGKKVWELVVCDESLSLQHTKYFPNNVINSITLKDAIVTVSEELGVPLPDKIRYFRSQMQTIITKACNELGIKPIPSKRCLSLLLWLEERYETVYTRHPGFQKGSKPLLAVDNPFPMELPENLVGEKWAFVQLPFSAVQEEISSLDSNLVFGASLDLDLLGIEIDDKTLIPGLAVASSRAKPLAAWMNGLEVCSIEADLSRARLILSVGISGRYIYATYNKTPETTSEAEAWEAAKKECGGLHFLAIQGDLDSDDCVGFWLLLDLPPPPV, from the exons ATGGCGAGCTTCAGCTTCACCACCAGAATCAGAACCCCTACGCTTCAATCTCACAAACCCATCTCCAAGTTCATCTCTCGCACTAAACCCATCAAAATCCCATCTAATCTCTCCACCAATCCTTCAAAAAACCGACCAAAGCTGCTCTGTCTTCGTGCAAATTCTGTGTCATCAGAAAGCTCAGTTTCAACAACACAAGATCAAGTAGacgaagcaattgatgaagaagacgaTGACCCAACTGCTGAAATGAGCTATCTTGACCCGGAAACCGACCCGGAGAGCATTTCGGAGTGGGAGCTCGATTTCTGCTCCAGACCCATTTTGGATATCAGGGGAAAGAAGGTTTGGGAACTTGTAGTTTGTGATGAATCTCTTTCTCTGCAGCACACCAAGTACTTCCCCAACAATGTCATCAACAGCATTACTTTGAAGGATGCTATTGTGACCGTTAGTGAAGAATTAGGGGTCCCTCTCCCAGATAAAATCCGCTACTTCCg GTCACAGATGCAGACAATTATAACAAAAGCGTGCAACGAGCTTGGTATAAAACCCATTCCCAGTAAACGG TGTCTCTCGTTACTTTTATGGTTGGAAGAACGCTACGAGACTGTATACACACGCCATCCTGGTTTCCAGAAAGGATCTAAGCCACTCCTTGCAGTAGATAACCCATTCCCAATGGAACTTCCAGAAAATCTTGTTGGGGAGAAATGGGCCTTTGTCCAATTGCCCTTTTCAG CTGTTCAAGAGGAAATCTCATCCTTGGACTCAAACCTCGTGTTTGGTGCGAGTCTAGATTTGGATTTGTTGGGGATTGAAATTGATGACAAGACATTGATTCCAGGATTGGCTGTTGCATCTTCACGCGCTAAACCTCTAGCAG CTTGGATGAATGGGTTGGAAGTTTGTTCAATTGAAGCCGATTTGTCACGGGCTCGCTTGATTCTTTCTGTTGGAATTTCTGGGCGATATATTTATGCTACCTACAACAAAACTCCTGAAACAACAAGTGAAGCTGAAGCTTGGGAAGCAGCAAAGAAGGAATGTGGAGGTTTGCACTTCCTTGCAATCCAGGGGGACTTGGATTCGGATGATTGTGTTGGATTTTGGCTTCTACTAGACTTGCCACCTCCACCTGTATAG